From the Kitasatospora atroaurantiaca genome, the window TGGAGGGAACCACGGGAAAGGCCGATGTCGCCGCCATCAACACCGCGCCCTTCTGATCGGCCTGCTCAACCACGAACTCGAACCGCCCCGACGCGCACCCTGTGCAGCAACCGGCCCCGCCGGACACACGCCACCGGTACGCCATGCCATCGACCGTGATCAGGCGGGTGCCCTTCTTCCGCAGAGCCAACTGTCTCCTCCTCGACTCGGACGTAACGTCAGGCGCGAGTGCCGGCGCCTTCGAATTGAATCCGACAGCCCGGCTCGGCTTCCGCCCCGACGACCGGCTCGATCATATTTTGTCTCCGGAGGTGATGCTCTCGTTTTCGGCGCCCCTCGAACGCCTGGCCCTGCGCCGTCGAAGCCGGGTGGGTTCGACACCTGCTAGAGATCCAGAACCGACCAGACCTGGTCGACGACTGCCGCGCAGGCACAGGCCTGATCAGGATCAGGAACAACTGCCCGACATCACGCATTCAACTTCAGTAACCGAACAGTGCCGTGCAGAATTGGAAAGCGTGTTGGGGGCAACCCCTCACGAGTTCGAATCTCGTATCCTCCGCACCCGCCCACCTGGGCAGACGAAGGACCCGACCGCACTGCGGCCGGGTCCTTCGTCGTTCCGTGGTTGGGTCCGGAGGGGCCGCCGCCGGGCTGCGCGCGGCTGGAAGCCCGACGAGTCCGACAGCAGGGCCCTCAACCCGCTGTCCGGCCCTGCACAGCGAAGCGGGCGCGGCGCTGCCGGATCGGCCCTTGGGCCGATGGGCACGACACCGACGGACAGCCGACCCATGGCAGCCACTACGCACAGTCACCGCTGCGCTGTGGAGGCAACACGCTCGAGCTCGGCACAGATCGGCTTCCTTCTGAGCCCCTCTCAATGAAGATCACTTCCATTGGCCGTTGAGGACGGGGCGGCGCGGGCGGCGTCGCCGATCCAGACCAACCACTCAGTCCCGGGACCCAACCGCCCCAGGGTTTCTCCCGGTGTTCTTGTTCTCGCAGGCGGGGGCTCAGGGCTGGGCGTCGCCGTGGTCGCCGAAGTCGGAGATCTCGGCGGACAGCAGGTGCTCGGCGCCGCCTTCGAGGGTCTTGGCCGTCTCGGTGGAGCGGGGGAGCATGGTTTTCTCGTAGGTGCGGATGGCGTCGTCGACGGTGGCGGAGTCGGCCAGAGCGAGGGCGAGTTCGCTGGCGTCGAGCATGGCGAGGTTGACGCCGACGCCAAGTGGGGGCATCAGGTGGGCGGCGTCGCCGAGCAGGGTCACGGTCGGGTTGTGCTCCCAGGTGTGCGGGACGGGGAGGGCGAAGATCGGGCGCTCGACGTAAGGGCCGTCGTTGTCGGTGATCATCTGGCGCATACGGGGCGACCAGTGGTTGTACGCGTCGAGAAGCGGGACGCGGATGGCGTCGGTGTCGTCGATGGTCAGGCCGCTCTGGCTGATCCAGTCGACCGGGACCCGCCGGATCAGGTAGACGCGGATGTGGTCTCCGCTGTTGCGCTGGGCGAACAGGCCGCGGTCACCGTCGGCTGCATGGGCGCCGCCCGGGCCGACCAGTTCGGCAATGTCGGGGTGGCGGTTCTCGACATCGGAGAACCAGGCCTCCAGGAAGCTCACCCCGGTGTACTGGGGGACGGCGGGGGACACGGCCGGGCGTACCCGGGAGAAGGCGCCGTCGGCGCCGATGACCAGATCGGTGTCGATGGTCGTTCCGTCGGTGAAGTGCAGCTGCCGCGGCCCGTCGGCGGGCCCGCTGATCGTGTCGAGGGCCTGTCCCCAGCGCACGGTTCCCGGTTGCAGGGAGTCGAGCAGCAGGTCGCGCAGCTGGCCGCGGTCGATTTCCGGCTTGAAGAACTCGCCGGCCTCCGGGACCTGATGGGACGTCATCGTGCCGGTCGGGTCCATCAGGCGCATTTCCTGCCCTTCGGGGCGGGCCAGCTTGAAGAACTCGTCGAGCAGGCCGGCTTCGCGCAGGGCGATCTGGCCGTTGTCGGCGTGCAGGTCCAGGGTGCCGCCCTGGTTGCGGGCGTCGGGGCCCTGGTCTCGGTCGTAGACGGTGACCGCGATTCCGCGCCGTTGGAGGATGCGGGCGCAGGTCAGTCCGCCGGGTCCGGCGCCGATGATGCTGATCCTGGCCTGGGCAGGTGCTACGGAGTTCATGGTGTTCCCTTCGCCGGCGCCAGATCACGGCCGCGGCCTTGTGCCGCGGACTCGTCGGGCACCGCCCTATGTTTCTGCAACGGCTACAAACATACAACGGTTCCAACTTTGCCTGATGCCGGGTAGGGTTGAAGACATGGCAGAGACGATCGACCGCGCAGGAACGGGCGGGCGGCGCGAACGCAAGAAGGCCGCCACCCGCCAGGCGATCGCCGACACGGCGCTGCGGCTGTTCCTGGAACGCGGCTACGAACAGGTGGGTGTCCGCGAGATCGCCGAGGAAGCCGACGTGTCGGTGTCGACCCTGTTCAACTACTTCCCCCAAGGCAAAGAGGCCCTGGTCTTCGACGAGGACGCCCGCAACGAGACCGCCCTGGTCCGCGCGGTCACCGACCGGCCGCCGGGCCAGGCGATCCCCCACGCTCTGCGCGCCCACCTCACCGGCTTCGTCGACTCGGCTCACACCCGAGACCCCCGCTTCGCCGACTTCCAGCGGCTCATCCACGAGACCCCGGCCCTGCGCGAGTACTCCCGC encodes:
- a CDS encoding FAD-dependent oxidoreductase; this translates as MNSVAPAQARISIIGAGPGGLTCARILQRRGIAVTVYDRDQGPDARNQGGTLDLHADNGQIALREAGLLDEFFKLARPEGQEMRLMDPTGTMTSHQVPEAGEFFKPEIDRGQLRDLLLDSLQPGTVRWGQALDTISGPADGPRQLHFTDGTTIDTDLVIGADGAFSRVRPAVSPAVPQYTGVSFLEAWFSDVENRHPDIAELVGPGGAHAADGDRGLFAQRNSGDHIRVYLIRRVPVDWISQSGLTIDDTDAIRVPLLDAYNHWSPRMRQMITDNDGPYVERPIFALPVPHTWEHNPTVTLLGDAAHLMPPLGVGVNLAMLDASELALALADSATVDDAIRTYEKTMLPRSTETAKTLEGGAEHLLSAEISDFGDHGDAQP
- a CDS encoding TetR/AcrR family transcriptional regulator, yielding MAETIDRAGTGGRRERKKAATRQAIADTALRLFLERGYEQVGVREIAEEADVSVSTLFNYFPQGKEALVFDEDARNETALVRAVTDRPPGQAIPHALRAHLTGFVDSAHTRDPRFADFQRLIHETPALREYSRAMWLRHEHALARALADQSGRPDGDLICAAYARFTLEILAFAGSRPDPAAAIDQACLLLDQGWTATVTQHDPESGRPANAPSPTA